Below is a genomic region from Nitrososphaerota archaeon.
CAGCCCAGAAACCTGTGAAGAAGCCTGCAGTGAGTTTATCAACCTTCACCATACTATTCAGCACCTTCAGAGGATATCTAAAACCTCCTTTACCGCTCTACCAATATGATTGATGATTTCTACTACACGTGTTGCAGGTGTGGGGTTAGCAAGCTGACCCGCAAGGCGATTAGCCTTAGCGGCGATAAGGCAAGCCTTTATTGGCTCATAGCCTCCACCTATTAGAGCTGATAGTATTCCAGTTATTGTATCTCCAGTTCCTCCAATAGGCTCTAAGACAGGTATGTTAGGTTCACTTACGGTGTGGATTATCTTTCCTTCATCAACAATAAAGTCCGTCGGGCCTTTTACTAGAAGGTAGCGAGGCGCATTATTATATTTGTAAGCCTCTTGAATTAGATAGGGTACATCTGTTGTGTCGATGGCGAAAAACAGGCTCTTAACATAAGCCGGATGACCAGCCTCTGGATCGGCTAAGAAACATATCTCACCCGCGTCTGGTGTGAATAGATCAAACTTTCTGCAGCTACCTGTAGCTT
It encodes:
- a CDS encoding sugar kinase, which produces MEKGEEIKMLLLTGTLPIEEKSLLVDKIKFDGKTLYIGDKMFGYDMISIGATAMMAAAATTCEALQLEPPMAAVAGDLGQGDGSTLLYTYLTEDASSTGASTITMHYILPIRRGFMEFIEMLDYWEKRPFMIADAGSMLIAKATGSCRKFDLFTPDAGEICFLADPEAGHPAYVKSLFFAIDTTDVPYLIQEAYKYNNAPRYLLVKGPTDFIVDEGKIIHTVSEPNIPVLEPIGGTGDTITGILSALIGGGYEPIKACLIAAKANRLAGQLANPTPATRVVEIINHIGRAVKEVLDIL